A region of Subdoligranulum variabile DNA encodes the following proteins:
- the rnhA gene encoding ribonuclease HI, which produces MKHIEIYTDGACSGNPGPGGWGAILRFRARDKIFEKELSGGEAQTTNNRMEMTALLEALRQLKEPCAIELYSDSQYVINALEKGWAKGWRSRGWKKADKSPALNADLWDPLLAESEKHHLTYHWLKGHAGHPENERCDRMAVEQSKKYGGRQA; this is translated from the coding sequence ATGAAACATATCGAGATCTATACCGACGGCGCCTGCAGCGGCAACCCCGGTCCCGGCGGCTGGGGAGCGATTCTGCGTTTTCGTGCCCGTGACAAGATATTTGAAAAAGAGCTCTCCGGCGGCGAAGCGCAGACAACCAACAACCGCATGGAAATGACAGCTCTGCTGGAGGCACTGCGCCAGCTGAAAGAGCCTTGCGCCATCGAGCTGTACAGCGACAGCCAGTATGTAATCAACGCGCTGGAGAAGGGATGGGCCAAAGGGTGGCGTTCCAGAGGCTGGAAAAAAGCCGATAAGTCCCCCGCGCTGAATGCCGATCTCTGGGACCCGTTACTTGCGGAAAGTGAAAAACATCACCTTACCTACCATTGGCTCAAAGGACACGCCGGACACCCGGAAAACGAACGCTGTGACCGCATGGCGGTGGAACAAAGCAAAAAATACGGCGGCCGGCAGGCCTGA
- a CDS encoding RNase J family beta-CASP ribonuclease: protein MEEIKPKRKASNSHNGQAAGDRSTTHRAPRAEKNQQNNNAPRKPRRRPGHQVAAADTASASQSVPAPRSRRSRGPQGQNNATAANKTQTRRGRKQQARGYEMTPAIPMHICPLGGLGEVGKNITLYECQGDMILVDCGLVFPDADMFGVDLVIPDFTYVLENKDKIKGLFITHGHEDHIGSLPYLLKKFNVPIYAARLTIGLIKNKLEEHGLASSAIFHEIRPRQKVKLGCFTVEPIHVNHSIPDALAFAIECPAGIVIHTGDFKVDYTPLSGDAVTDLSTIAEYGRKGVLALLADSTNAERPGFTATEQTVAEGVRRLFVRARNRRIIVATFASNIYRVQQIIDLAIESGRKVAVSGRSMVSNTEMARELGYLHAPDNVLIDIDEINKYPPEKVVLITTGSQGEPLSALSRMAQASHRQVKVGPNDFIIISARPIPGNEKTVTKVVNGLLSLGAEVIYENMYDTHVSGHACQEEQKLMLTLAHPQYFLPVHGEFKQLKRHAETAEHLGYIPKQNIYIAENGQNIRLSVDGMTVENTVTAGAVMVDGYGVGDVGNVVLRDRHHLSEDGIIIVTAAVDGSNGQVLSGPDIVSRGFVYVRESEELMDGLRTQVEMALDRSLSDNMHDWASVKARVREALSSYIYRRTKRSPMILPILLEV, encoded by the coding sequence ATGGAAGAAATCAAGCCCAAACGCAAAGCATCCAATAGTCATAACGGACAGGCGGCGGGAGATCGCAGCACAACTCATCGCGCCCCTCGCGCCGAAAAAAATCAGCAGAACAACAATGCGCCGCGCAAACCTCGCCGTCGGCCAGGCCACCAGGTGGCAGCCGCTGACACTGCCTCTGCGTCGCAGAGCGTGCCGGCACCGCGTTCCCGTCGCAGCCGCGGCCCGCAGGGGCAAAACAATGCGACTGCCGCCAATAAAACGCAGACCCGCCGTGGCCGTAAGCAGCAGGCACGCGGCTATGAAATGACACCGGCGATTCCCATGCACATCTGCCCGCTGGGCGGTCTCGGCGAGGTCGGTAAAAACATTACCCTGTATGAGTGCCAGGGGGATATGATCCTTGTGGACTGTGGTCTGGTTTTTCCCGATGCCGATATGTTTGGCGTAGATCTGGTTATTCCGGACTTCACCTATGTCCTGGAAAACAAGGACAAAATCAAGGGTCTGTTTATTACCCATGGTCATGAGGATCACATCGGAAGCCTGCCGTATCTGCTCAAGAAGTTCAATGTGCCGATTTATGCGGCACGGTTGACTATCGGCCTGATCAAGAACAAGCTGGAAGAGCATGGCCTTGCATCCAGTGCCATTTTCCACGAAATCCGTCCGCGGCAAAAAGTTAAATTGGGCTGCTTTACGGTGGAACCCATTCACGTAAATCATTCCATTCCCGATGCGTTGGCCTTTGCCATTGAGTGCCCGGCGGGTATCGTGATTCATACGGGCGACTTCAAGGTGGATTATACACCGCTTTCTGGGGATGCCGTTACGGATTTGTCTACGATTGCGGAATACGGCCGCAAAGGTGTGCTTGCATTGCTGGCCGATTCCACCAATGCAGAGCGCCCTGGATTTACGGCAACCGAACAGACCGTGGCAGAAGGCGTGCGTCGACTTTTTGTGCGCGCCCGCAACCGCAGAATCATAGTTGCGACCTTTGCTTCCAATATTTACCGTGTACAGCAGATCATCGACTTGGCCATCGAGTCGGGTCGTAAGGTGGCCGTGAGTGGCCGCAGCATGGTTTCCAATACTGAAATGGCACGGGAACTGGGGTATCTGCATGCACCGGATAATGTGCTGATTGACATCGATGAGATCAACAAGTACCCGCCGGAGAAGGTTGTGCTGATCACGACCGGTAGCCAGGGCGAACCCCTTTCTGCCCTGTCTCGCATGGCGCAGGCCAGCCACCGTCAGGTAAAGGTTGGCCCCAATGACTTTATCATCATCTCGGCGCGTCCGATTCCCGGCAATGAAAAGACGGTGACCAAAGTGGTCAACGGGCTGTTGAGCCTGGGAGCGGAAGTCATCTACGAGAATATGTATGACACCCACGTATCCGGTCACGCCTGCCAGGAAGAACAGAAACTGATGCTTACGCTGGCGCATCCGCAGTATTTTCTGCCGGTGCATGGTGAGTTCAAACAGCTCAAGCGCCATGCCGAGACGGCAGAGCATCTGGGGTATATTCCGAAACAGAACATCTATATTGCGGAAAACGGGCAGAATATCCGTCTTTCGGTGGATGGAATGACGGTGGAAAATACCGTCACCGCCGGTGCCGTTATGGTGGACGGTTATGGTGTGGGTGACGTGGGCAACGTTGTTCTGCGGGACCGTCATCATCTGTCGGAGGACGGCATCATCATCGTTACGGCAGCGGTGGATGGATCTAACGGGCAGGTGCTTTCTGGGCCGGACATCGTAAGCCGTGGTTTTGTGTATGTGCGGGAGAGCGAGGAACTGATGGATGGTCTTCGCACCCAGGTAGAAATGGCACTGGACCGCAGCCTGAGCGACAACATGCATGACTGGGCCAGCGTAAAAGCTCGTGTGCGGGAGGCTCTCTCCAGTTATATCTATCGTCGCACCAAGCGCAGCCCGATGATCCTGCCCATCTTGCTGGAAGTTTGA